Genomic segment of Desulfurispira natronophila:
ACGATTACAGAAAATTTTCAGCGCCGAATCGACTTTGGTGCTCATATTACCCGGGACCCGATAGTGCGCTTTACTTTGCAGCGTGATGGTCGCATTGCGGAGGGGTCGATTGCCATTCAGCAGTCCAGCGGCTCCCAGGTGGTTGACCGGGCCCTGATTCTGGCGGTACAGCGGGGTGGCCCCTACCCTGCTTTCCCTGAAAGCATTCAGCGCAACACAATAACGATCGATGTGCGAGGCAATATTCACGATGAGTAACCGTATACCACTATCACCCCAAGTGCTCATAATACTGGCGCTGGCTCTTCTCATTCTGGTACTGCCCACGGCTTCTCAAGCAGAAGACACCTACGTCATTGAGGTCAGCCCCACTGGCCTGGCTCGCATTCCCCTGGCACTGCCAACAGTCACCACCGACTCCAGCCTGTCGGAAAGTTTTGTAGAGGAATTTCGGCAGACGCTGATGGAGGACTTCTCCTTCACCGGCATCTTGCACATCATTCCCCGGCAGGCTTACCTGGCTGATCCGGAAAAAAAGGATGTGGACTACGAAGACTGGCTTTTCATTGGTGCCGAGTACCTGATTCGTGTCCACCTGAGTTCAACCGGGGATAACCTGCGGGCCCAAGTGGCTATCTACGATATAGCCTTACGGCGCAAGCAGTCCAGTCAAACTCTGCAGCTGCCCTTTGATAGTTATGTGCTACTGGCGCATCAGGTGGCTGGGCATATTCTTTATGAGGTTAGCGGCATTGAGGGCTTCTTCGACGCACAAATAGCCTATACCTCGGACTACGGCAGCCAGGCGGGGGGCGCTATCAAGAATATTTACACCATGGATTTTGATGGCAGCCAAAGGCGCAATATTACTCGTAACGACAGCATTAACATTAATCCATTCTGGCACGACAACGATAAGATTGCTTTCACCTCCTATA
This window contains:
- a CDS encoding DPP IV N-terminal domain-containing protein; translation: MSNRIPLSPQVLIILALALLILVLPTASQAEDTYVIEVSPTGLARIPLALPTVTTDSSLSESFVEEFRQTLMEDFSFTGILHIIPRQAYLADPEKKDVDYEDWLFIGAEYLIRVHLSSTGDNLRAQVAIYDIALRRKQSSQTLQLPFDSYVLLAHQVAGHILYEVSGIEGFFDAQIAYTSDYGSQAGGAIKNIYTMDFDGSQRRNITRNDSININPFWHDNDKIAFTSYIRQRPEILLRELDTGRTALLAAFGGTNTGGVKSPDGKYIAVTASRNGISNIYLLHSDGRMYRQLTHHWSIDVTPAWSPDGRYIAFVSDRPGSPQIYKIELATDQITRITYDGRYNVSPAWSPDGSEIAYVSLEDNKFNIYIVQNDGYNPRRLTYNSGHNETPRWSRDGNYLLFNSNRSGEHKLYIMDRSGAFQKRLNDGPGNNTMPDWIFPKSQ